A single region of the Lineus longissimus chromosome 14, tnLinLong1.2, whole genome shotgun sequence genome encodes:
- the LOC135499062 gene encoding mucin-13-like, which produces MELTKVGYTLLVFPLLFLAVEGLTKGDSNVCEKVQYVTKSRHASFSAAYTSKYYSWCSEFPLFRCTRYRRRYETRYRVEYFRDTWKTYHCCQGFSEYNGWCDDINECADWSKNDCYMTCINTPGSYYCRCEAGYQGEGRSCTLVATASSSTATTTSTSSTSSTGTSAVSSTNTTATSTSTDTTTSTRNSTSSGTGTGTSTSTENPSSTGSIRSNSTGNPSSPGSTSSSTSTSTVSSTSTETNTSTPTTTASTTTTTTRLSPCIATTCKNGGKCYVVSDKKYRCKCPVAWEGENCERDVNECARKTPPCPGENVDCINLDGGYTCRCREYFLKDGSGKCSFEANIRYVLKLALDQEFDERLRDMRSLQFKDLEEKVVIKIDAILHSNRIFKKLAGFSQIRFFDEGSVTVDMALGFYTVAPLADPKNFTTDLRNFFNGVIKKMGNVCHLEGVGNTVCSKPPKVEDFEECRYFCKSEGTNCTNLEGSYLCSCRTGYYGEDPTRTGCTVEGPNFGEIMIYATMSFLAILCLIAFVVVTILKCRKQNSTKKTKMSDMDTSAVVRKLAAEESIGAENYYNYIQDENDNKPSFKTENLPPDLRENTEKSEVARRMSGSSDAIRRDSAVSDSIQSHLSPLEAVTEEASSESADSWKMADSGAFSLTDASSAQLW; this is translated from the exons ATGGAATTAACAAAG GTTGGCTATACCTTACTGGTCTTCCCGTTGTTGTTTCTTGCCGTGGAAGGGCTGACGAAGGGCGATTCGAATGTCTGCGAAAAAGTACAGTA TGTGACGAAATCGCGGCATGCGTCTTTCAGTGCGGCGTACACAAGCAAGTACTACTCGTGGTGCAGCGAATTTCCATTGTTTCGATGCACAAGATACAG GAGAAGGTATGAAACAAGATATAGGGTGGAGTACTTTCGGGACACGTGGAAGACGTATCATTGCTGCCAAGGTTTTTCTGAATACAACGGATGGTGTGATGACATCAATGAGTGCGCTGATTGGTCGAAAAATGATTGTTACATGACCTGTATCAATACGCCTGGGAGTTACTACTGTAGGTGTGAGGCGGGCTATCAGGGGGAGGGGAGGTCGTGTACTTTAGTTGCGACTGCTTCATCTTCGACAGCGACAACAACTTCAACTTCATCTACATCTTCAACAGGGACATCAGCTGTATCTTCAACAAATACAACTGCTACTTCAACTTCTACAGACACAACAACTTCAACTAGGAACTCAACCTCATCTGGGACAGGAACAGGGACTTCAACTTCAACGGAAAATCCCAGTTCGACAGGGTCCATTCGGTCCAATTCAACAGGGAATCCCAGTTCTCCAGGGTCCACTTCAtcttcaacatcaacatcaaccgTGTCTTCAACTTCAACAGAGACTAACACCTCGACGCCAACAACTACCG CCTCTACAACCACGACGACCACAAGGCTCAGCCCTTGCATCGCAACAACATGCAAAAATGGCGGGAAATGCTATGTTGTATCGGACAAGAAATATCGCTGCAAGTGTCCAGTCGCATGGGAGGGAGAAAATTGCGAAAGAG ACGTGAATGAATGCGCGAGAAAAACGCCACCCTGCCCCGGCGAGAACGTTGACTGCATTAACCTCGACGGGGGTTACACATGCCGCTGCAGGGAGTACTTCCTCAAGGATGGGTCTGGCAAGTGCTCATTTGAAG CCAATATTCGCTACGTATTGAAACTAGCTCTTGACCAAGAGTTTGACGAGAGGTTGCGCGATATGAGGTCACTGCAATTTAAAGACCTTGAGGAGAAGGTGGTCATAAAG ATCGACGCGATCCTGCATTCTAATAGAATATTCAAGAAACTGGCCGGATTCTCTCAAATTCGCTTCTTTGACGAAGGGAGCGTCACTGTCGACATGGCGCTTGGATTCTACACAGTAGCGCCTCTAGCGGACCCGAAGAACTTCACCACTGATTTGCGCAATTTCTTCAATGGTGTGATCAAGAAAATGGGAAATGTCTGCCACCTGGAGGGAGTTGGAAACACTGTTTGTTCCAAACCTCCAAAAGTTGAAG ATTTTGAAGAGTGTCGGTACTTCTGCAAGTCTGAAGGAACAAATTGCACCAACCTCGAGGGAAGCTACCTGTGTAGTTGCAGGACTGGTTACTATGGCGAAGATCCGACCAGGACAGGATGCACAG TTGAAGGTCCAAACTTCGGCGAAATCATGATCTACGCGACAATGTCATTTTTGGCCATTCTCTGCCTTATTGCTTTTGTTGTTGTCACCATATTAAAATGCCGCAAGCAAAATAGTACCAAGAAAACAAAAATGAGCGACATGGATACATCCGCGGTGGTGAGGAAACTTGCTGCGGAGGAAAGCATTGGTGCTGAGAATTACTACAATTATATTCAAGACGAAAATGACAACAAGCCGAGCTTCAAAACCGAAAATCTCCCACCAGATCTGCGGGAAAACACGGAAAAGTCCGAAGTTGCTCGGCGGATGTCGGGAAGCAGCGATGCGATTCGACGCGATTCGGCTGTTTCAGATTCCATCCAGAGCCACCTGTCTCCGTTGGAGGCAGTGACGGAGGAAGCATCGTCGGAATCTGCCGATTCGTGGAAAATGGCGGATTCTGGTGCGTTTTCATTGACGGATGCATCTAGCGCGCAACTTTGGTGA